From Seriola aureovittata isolate HTS-2021-v1 ecotype China chromosome 20, ASM2101889v1, whole genome shotgun sequence, a single genomic window includes:
- the arfgef1 gene encoding brefeldin A-inhibited guanine nucleotide-exchange protein 1 isoform X2, translating into MFEGKKTKNMFLTRALEKILADKEVKKAHHSQLRKACEVALEEIKEESEKLSPPSGDGKSGSSTLPPIKSKTNFIEADKYFLPFELACQSKCPRIVITSLDCLQKLIAYGHLTGSAPDSTAPGKKLIDRIIETICACFQGPQTDEGVQLQIIKALLTAVTSQHIEIHEGTVLQAVRTCYNIYLASKNLINQTTAKATLTQMLNVIFARMENQALQEAKQLERERHRQHSPVTQHTEPDSPQLQTHIHPPAKGPTQEANGPVTPPTPSVNIPSTPSTPSTPAPEGSSRSVSGEQEEQGPVYESPDPENGSDFCVAENEQTEADQATAAAQNAAAQQHPEAGEEEEGTPNYEEKAQEIVQSILQEVVNTVAGGHCLDPANLCSDTKESGGEGEPAESEPAEAVTEGTQSSLEDEGTLGSDSEHVHANGIPGTPISASFTPSLPDDRLSVSSNDTQESGAAPGQPPGAKFSHILQKDAFLVFRSLCKLSMKPLSDGPPDPKSHELRSKVLSLQLLLSILQNAGPIFKTNEMFINAIKQYLCVALSKNGVSSVPEVFELSLSIFLTLLSHFKTHLKMQIEVFFKEIFLYILETSTSSYDHKWMVIQTLTRICADAQSVVDIYVNYDCDLNAANIFERLVNDLSKIAQGRGGHELGTTPLQELTLRKKGLECLVSILKCMVEWSKDQYVNPNSQTSLGQEKPSEQESTETKAPETINRYGSINSLDSTASSGIGSYSTQMSGTDNPEQFEVLKQQKEIIEQGIDLFNKKPKRGIQYLQEQGMLGTTPEDLAQFLHQEERLDSTQVGEFLGDNDRFNKEVMYAYVDQMDFQGKDFVSALRMFLEGFRLPGEAQKIDRLMEKFAARYLECNQGQTLFASADTAYVLAYSIIMLTTDLHSPQVKNKMTKEQYIKMNRGINDSKDLPEEYLSAIYDEIAGKKIAMKETKELTMKSNKQSVASEKQRRLLYNVEMEQMAKTAKALMEAVSHVQAPFTSATHLEHVRPMFKLAWTPFLAAFSVGLQDCDDTEVASLCLEGIRCAIRIACIFSIQLERDAYVQALARFTLLTASSGISEMKQKNIDTIKTLITVAHTDGNYLGNSWHEIMKCISQLELAQLIGTGVKARYISGTVRGKEGFVASTKEQSNDEYLGLVGGTVDRKQIASIQESIGETSSQSVVVAVDRIFTGSTRLDGNAIVDFVRWLCAVSMDELASPTHPRMFSLQKIVEISYYNMGRIRLQWSRIWEVIGDHFNKVGCNSNEDVAIFAVDSLRQLSMKFLEKGELANFRFQKDFLRPFEHIMKKNRSPTIRDMVVRCIAQMVNSQAANIRSGWKNIFSVFHLAASDQDESIVELAFQTTGHIVTNVFEKHFAATIDSFQDAVKCLSEFACNASFPDTSMEAIRLIRHCAKYVSERPQAFKDYTSDDMNVAPEDRVWVRGWFPILFELSCIINRCKLDVRTRGLTVMFEVMKTYGHTFEKHWWQDLFRIVFRIFDNMKLPEQQTEKAEWMTTTCNHALYAICDVFTQYFESLNDVLLDDILAQLYWCVQQDNEQLARSGTNCLENVVILNGEKFSPETWDKTCNCMLDIFKTTIPHALLTWRPAGAEGEHLTTQSLSDKQLDSISQKSLDIQSRSDDQHSISSADRVAMENRRQSQYSAASGMCEDGSRGRTPTKVQEQRLFSALLIKCVVQLELIQTIDNIVFFPATSKKEDAENFAAAQRDAVYAADVPVETQNQGMYRYLTSEQLFKLLDCLLESHRFAKAFNSNNEQRTLLWKAGFKGKSKPNLLKQETSSLACGLRILFRMYTDESRQDAWAEVQRRLLNVCSEAVAYFLALTSESHREAWTNLLLLFLTKVLKISDERFKAHASRYYPLLCEIMQFDLIPELRAVLRKFYLRIGLVFNIAQLPEPQPTPAEQETDTEVGEEAGEEAQ; encoded by the exons CTGATGAGGGCGTTCAGCTACAGATCATTAAG GCTCTGTTGACAGCGGTAACCTCTCAGCACATAGAAATCCATGAGGGCACCGTCCTGCAGGCCGTCCGCACTTGTTACAACATTTACCTGGCCAGCAAGAACCTCATCAACCAGACCACAGCAAAggccacactcacacagatgctCAACGTCATCTTTGCACGCATGGAGAATCAAGCA ctgcaggaagcaaagcagctggagagagagcgGCACCGGCAGCACTCCCCGGTCACCCAGCACACTGAGCCAGACTCCCCTCAGCTCCAGACTCACATCCACCCGCCGGCCAAGGGTCCAACCCAGGAGGCCAACGGGCCCGTCACCCCTCCAACCCCCAGCGTCAACATCCCATCCACCCCGTCCACCCCGTCGACACCAGCCCCGGAGGgcagcagcaggtctgtgtCGGGAGAGCAAGAGGAGCAGGGGCCTGTCTATGAGAGCCCTGATCCAGAAAATGGTTCTGATTTCTGCGTGGCTGAAAATGAACAGACTGAGGCAGACCAAGctactgcagcagcacaga atgcagcagcacagcagcatcCAGAGGcgggtgaagaggaggaggggactCCGAACTATGAGGAGAAAGCCCAGGAAATAGTCCAGAGTATTCTGCAGGAGGTTGTCAATACTGTTGCAGGAG GACACTGCCTGGACCCTGCGAACCTCTGCTCTGACACCAAGGAGTCTGGTGGTGAGGGTGAGCCTGCGGAGTCGGAGCCGGCTGAAGCGGTGACAGAGGGCACACAGAGCTCTCTGGAGGACGAGGGCACCCTGGGTAGCGACAGTGAGCACGTCCATGCCAACGGGATCCCCGGCACGCCTATTTCTGCCAGCTTCACCCCCTCGCTGCCTGATGACAGGCTGTCTGTCTCATCCAATGACACTCAG GAATCAGGAGCAGCACCGGGCCAGCCGCCTGGTGCTAAATTCTCCCACATCCTCCAGAAAGATGCCTTCCTCGTCTTTCGCTCACTCTGCAAACTGTCGATGAAGCCACTGTCAGATGGACCACCTGATCCTAA GTCCCACGAGCTGCGATCGAAGGTCTTgtccctccagctgctgctgtccatCCTCCAGAACGCCGGGCCCATCTTCAAGACCAACGAGATGTTCATCAACGCCATCAAGCAGTACCTGTGCGTGGCCCTGTCCAAGAATGGCGTCTCCTCTGTGCCTGAGGTCTTCGAACTCTCACTATCCATTTTCCTCACTCTGCTCTCCCACTTCAAGACGCACCTCAAGATGCAAATCGAG gtgttCTTCAAGGAGATTTTCCTGTACATTCTTGAGACGTCCACAAGCTCCTATGACCACAAGTGGATGGTCATACAAACCCTCACTAGAATATGTGCAG atGCCCAAAGTGTGGTGGACATCTACGTGAACTATGATTGTGACTTGAATGCTGCTAACATATTTGAGCGTTTGGTCAACGACCTCTCGAAAATAGCACAGGGTCGCGGTGGCCATGAGCTTGGCACAACACCACTACag GAGCTAACCCTGAGAAAGAAAGGCCTTGAATGTCTCGTGTCCATCCTGAAGTGCATGGTCGAGTGGAGTAAAGACCAATATGTCAACCCCAACTCCCAGACCAGCCTCG GCCAAGAGAAACCATCAGAGCAGGAGAGCACAGAGACCAAGGCTCCTGAGACCATAAACCGCTATGGGAGCATCAACTCTCTGGACTCCACAGCCTCATCTGGCATCGGCAGCTACAGCACCCAGATGTCAGGTACTGACAACCCCGAGCAGTTTGAGGTCCTCAAACAGCAAAAGGAGATCATCGAGCAGGGCATTGACCT CTTCAACAAGAAACCAAAGAGAGGAATCCAGTACCTTCAAGAGCAAGGCATGCTGGGTACAACCCCAGAGGACCTTGCTCAGTTCTTGCACCAGGAAGAGAGGCTTGATTCG ACCCAAGTGGGAGAGTTCCTCGGGGATAATGACCGTTTCAATAAGGAGGTGATGTACGCCTACGTGGATCAAATGGACTTCCAGGGCAAAGACTTCGTTTCTGCTCTAAGGATGTTCTTGGAGGGCTTTCGGCTCCCTGGAGAGGCCCAGAAGATCGACCGGCTCATGGAGAAATTTGCAGCAAGATATCTGGAGTGCAATCAGGG GCAAACCCTCTTTGCCAGTGCTGACACCGCATACGTCCTTGCGTACTCAATCATTATGTTGACAACAGACCTTCACAGTCCACAG GTGaagaataaaatgacaaaagagcAATACATCAAGATGAACCGCGGCATCAACGACAGCAAAGACCTACCTGAGGAATACCTCTCAGCCATCTATGACGAGATCGCGGGGAAAAAGATTGCCATGAAGGAGACGAAAGAGCTCACCATGAAATCCAACAAGCAGA GTGTGGCGAGTGAGAAGCAGAGGCGTCTGCTGTACAACGTGGAGATGGAGCAGATGGCCAAAACGGCCAAAGCTCTGATGGAGGCCGTCAGCCACGTCCAGGCTCCCTTCACCAGCGCCACACATCTGGAGCACGTCAGGCCCATGTTCAAG CTGGCCTGGACACCCTTCCTGGCTGCTTTCAGCGTCGGTCTTCAGGACTGCGACGACACCGAGGTGGCCTCTCTGTGTCTTGAAGGCATCCGCTGTGCCATCAGGATAGCTTGCATCTTCTCCATACAG TTGGAGAGGGATGCATACGTCCAGGCCCTGGCGAGGTTCACCCTGCTGACAGCCAGCTCCGGCATCTCagaaatgaagcagaaaaacatcgACACTATCAAGACCCTCATCACTGTGGCTCACACTGATGGCAACTACCTGGGCAACTCCTGGCATGAG ATCATGAAGTGCATCAGTCAGTTGGAGCTGGCTCAGCTGATCGGTACGGGGGTGAAGGCACGCTACATCTCAGGGACGGTGCGGGGCAAAGAAGGCTTTGTCGCAAGTACCAAGGAGCAGAGCAACGATGAGTACCTGGGTCTAG TCGGAGGGACGGTGGACCGTAAGCAGATTGCCAGCATTCAGGAATCCATTGGCGAGACCAGCTCTCAGAGTGTGGTGGTAGCTGTCGACAG GATATTCACGGGTTCTACCAGACTGGATGGCAATGCAATAG TTGATTTTGTGCGCTGGCTGTGTGCTGTGTCCATGGATGAGCTGGCCTCGCCCACACACCCACGTATGTTCAGCCTGCAAAAAATAGTCGAGATCTCCTACTACAACATGGGCCGCATCAGACTGCAGTGGTCCAGGATCTGGGAGGTTATCGGAGACCACTTCAACAAG GTTGGCTGTAATTCCAATGAAGATGTGGCAATTTTCGCAGTGGACTCTCTCAGGCAACTGTCCATGAAATTTTTAGAAAAGGGGGAGCTGGCTAACTTCCGATTCCAGAAAGACTTCCTGCGGCCTTTCGAGCACATCATGAAAAagaacag GTCTCCCACCATCAGAGACATGGTGGTGCGCTGTATAGCCCAGATGGTAAACTCCCAGGCGGCAAACATCCGCTCAGGCTGGAAGAAtatcttctctgtctttcacctGGCTGCCTCGGACCAGGACGAGAGCATTGTAGAGCTGGCCTTCCAGACGACCGGCCACATCGTCA CGAATGTATTTGAAAAGCACTTTGCCGCCACCATCGACTCCTTCCAGGATGCCGTTAAGTGTCTGTCAGAGTTTGCCTGTAATGCCTCCTTCCCCGACACCAGCATGGAAGCCATCCGCCTCATCCGACACTGCGCCAAATACGTCTCAGAGAGGCCACAG GCCTTCAAAGACTACACCAGTGATGACATGAATGTAGCGCCTGAGGACCGCGTGTGGGTGCGGGGATGGTTCCCCATTCTCTTCGAGCTGTCCTGCATCATCAACAGGTGTAAGCTGGATGTCAGGACCAG GGGGTTAACGGTGATGTTTGAAGTGATGAAGACGTACGGGCACACCTTTGAAAAACACTGGTGGCAAGACCTGTTCAGAATTGTCTTCAGGATCTTTGACAACATGAAGCTGCCTGAGCAACAGACTGAG AAAGCAGAGTGGATGACCACCACCTGCAACCATGCACTTTACGCCATCTGCGATGTCTTCACCCAATACTTCGAGTCCCTCAATGACGTCCTGCTGGATGATATCCTGGCTCAGCTCTACTGGTGTGTGCAGCAAG ATAATGAGCAGCTCGCCCGGTCAGGCACCAACTGTCTAGAGAATGTGGTCATCCTGAACGGAGAGAAGTTTTCCCCAGAGACCTGGGACAAGACATGTAACTGCATGCTGGACATCTTCAAGACCACCATCCCACACGC GCTGTTAACATGGAGACCAGCgggagcagagggagaacaCTTGACAACACAGAGCCTGTCAGACAAACAGTTG GACTCCATTTCCCAGAAGTCATTGGACATCCAGTCCCGCTCTGACGACCAGCATTCCATCAGCAGTGCTGACCGGGTTGCCATGGAGAACCGTCGGCAGAGTCAGTACAGTGCAGCCTCAGGCATGTGTGAGGACGGCTCCAGGGGCAGGACCCCAACAA AGGTCCAGGAGCAGCGCTTATTCTCTGCCTTGCTGATAAAGTGCGTCGTGCAGCTGGAGCTCATCCAGACTATCGACAACATCGTGTTTTTTCCTGCCACCAGTAAGAAGGAGGATGCTGAGAACTTTGCTGCCGCTCAG cGGGATGCTGTATATGCAGCAGACGTCCCAGTGGAGACCCAGAACCAGGGGATGTATCGCTACCTGACCTCTGAGCAGCTCTTCAAGCTGCTGGACTGCCTGCTGGAGTCCCACCGCTTCGCCAAAGCTTTTAACTCCAACAACGAGCAGAGGACCTTGCTGTGGAAAGCAG GTTTCAAAGGAAAGTCAAAGCCCAACCTGTTGAAGCAGGAGACCAGCAGCCTGGCCTGTGGCCTGCGCATCCTGTTTCGTATGTACACAGATGAGAGCCGCCAAGACGCATGGGCGGAGGTCCAGAGACGACTGCTCAA TGTGTGCAGTGAGGCTGTAGCATACTTCTTGGCCTTGACCTCAGAGAGCCACAGAGAGGCCTGGaccaacctgctgctgctcttcctcaCCAAGGTGCTAAAGATCAGCGATGAAAGG TTCAAAGCTCATGCATCCAGATACTACCCTCTGCTGTGCGAGATCATGCAGTTCGACCTGATCCCTGAGCTCCGGGCTGTTCTAAGAAAGTTTTACCTGCGGATTGGCCTGGTATTTAACATTGCACAGCTACCCGAGCCTCAGCCGACACCTGCAGAGCAGGAGACAGATACGGAGGTGGGAGAGGAGGCTGGGGAGGAGGCCCAGTGA
- the arfgef1 gene encoding brefeldin A-inhibited guanine nucleotide-exchange protein 1 isoform X1 has translation MFEGKKTKNMFLTRALEKILADKEVKKAHHSQLRKACEVALEEIKEESEKLSPPSGDGKSGSSTLPPIKSKTNFIEADKYFLPFELACQSKCPRIVITSLDCLQKLIAYGHLTGSAPDSTAPGKKLIDRIIETICACFQGPQTDEGVQLQIIKALLTAVTSQHIEIHEGTVLQAVRTCYNIYLASKNLINQTTAKATLTQMLNVIFARMENQALTNHKLSWSLASRKRDRQLQEAKQLERERHRQHSPVTQHTEPDSPQLQTHIHPPAKGPTQEANGPVTPPTPSVNIPSTPSTPSTPAPEGSSRSVSGEQEEQGPVYESPDPENGSDFCVAENEQTEADQATAAAQNAAAQQHPEAGEEEEGTPNYEEKAQEIVQSILQEVVNTVAGGHCLDPANLCSDTKESGGEGEPAESEPAEAVTEGTQSSLEDEGTLGSDSEHVHANGIPGTPISASFTPSLPDDRLSVSSNDTQESGAAPGQPPGAKFSHILQKDAFLVFRSLCKLSMKPLSDGPPDPKSHELRSKVLSLQLLLSILQNAGPIFKTNEMFINAIKQYLCVALSKNGVSSVPEVFELSLSIFLTLLSHFKTHLKMQIEVFFKEIFLYILETSTSSYDHKWMVIQTLTRICADAQSVVDIYVNYDCDLNAANIFERLVNDLSKIAQGRGGHELGTTPLQELTLRKKGLECLVSILKCMVEWSKDQYVNPNSQTSLGQEKPSEQESTETKAPETINRYGSINSLDSTASSGIGSYSTQMSGTDNPEQFEVLKQQKEIIEQGIDLFNKKPKRGIQYLQEQGMLGTTPEDLAQFLHQEERLDSTQVGEFLGDNDRFNKEVMYAYVDQMDFQGKDFVSALRMFLEGFRLPGEAQKIDRLMEKFAARYLECNQGQTLFASADTAYVLAYSIIMLTTDLHSPQVKNKMTKEQYIKMNRGINDSKDLPEEYLSAIYDEIAGKKIAMKETKELTMKSNKQSVASEKQRRLLYNVEMEQMAKTAKALMEAVSHVQAPFTSATHLEHVRPMFKLAWTPFLAAFSVGLQDCDDTEVASLCLEGIRCAIRIACIFSIQLERDAYVQALARFTLLTASSGISEMKQKNIDTIKTLITVAHTDGNYLGNSWHEIMKCISQLELAQLIGTGVKARYISGTVRGKEGFVASTKEQSNDEYLGLVGGTVDRKQIASIQESIGETSSQSVVVAVDRIFTGSTRLDGNAIVDFVRWLCAVSMDELASPTHPRMFSLQKIVEISYYNMGRIRLQWSRIWEVIGDHFNKVGCNSNEDVAIFAVDSLRQLSMKFLEKGELANFRFQKDFLRPFEHIMKKNRSPTIRDMVVRCIAQMVNSQAANIRSGWKNIFSVFHLAASDQDESIVELAFQTTGHIVTNVFEKHFAATIDSFQDAVKCLSEFACNASFPDTSMEAIRLIRHCAKYVSERPQAFKDYTSDDMNVAPEDRVWVRGWFPILFELSCIINRCKLDVRTRGLTVMFEVMKTYGHTFEKHWWQDLFRIVFRIFDNMKLPEQQTEKAEWMTTTCNHALYAICDVFTQYFESLNDVLLDDILAQLYWCVQQDNEQLARSGTNCLENVVILNGEKFSPETWDKTCNCMLDIFKTTIPHALLTWRPAGAEGEHLTTQSLSDKQLDSISQKSLDIQSRSDDQHSISSADRVAMENRRQSQYSAASGMCEDGSRGRTPTKVQEQRLFSALLIKCVVQLELIQTIDNIVFFPATSKKEDAENFAAAQRDAVYAADVPVETQNQGMYRYLTSEQLFKLLDCLLESHRFAKAFNSNNEQRTLLWKAGFKGKSKPNLLKQETSSLACGLRILFRMYTDESRQDAWAEVQRRLLNVCSEAVAYFLALTSESHREAWTNLLLLFLTKVLKISDERFKAHASRYYPLLCEIMQFDLIPELRAVLRKFYLRIGLVFNIAQLPEPQPTPAEQETDTEVGEEAGEEAQ, from the exons CTGATGAGGGCGTTCAGCTACAGATCATTAAG GCTCTGTTGACAGCGGTAACCTCTCAGCACATAGAAATCCATGAGGGCACCGTCCTGCAGGCCGTCCGCACTTGTTACAACATTTACCTGGCCAGCAAGAACCTCATCAACCAGACCACAGCAAAggccacactcacacagatgctCAACGTCATCTTTGCACGCATGGAGAATCAAGCA CTTACAAATCACAAGCTATCTTGGTCTCTGGCCTCCAGAAAGCGTGACCGCCAG ctgcaggaagcaaagcagctggagagagagcgGCACCGGCAGCACTCCCCGGTCACCCAGCACACTGAGCCAGACTCCCCTCAGCTCCAGACTCACATCCACCCGCCGGCCAAGGGTCCAACCCAGGAGGCCAACGGGCCCGTCACCCCTCCAACCCCCAGCGTCAACATCCCATCCACCCCGTCCACCCCGTCGACACCAGCCCCGGAGGgcagcagcaggtctgtgtCGGGAGAGCAAGAGGAGCAGGGGCCTGTCTATGAGAGCCCTGATCCAGAAAATGGTTCTGATTTCTGCGTGGCTGAAAATGAACAGACTGAGGCAGACCAAGctactgcagcagcacaga atgcagcagcacagcagcatcCAGAGGcgggtgaagaggaggaggggactCCGAACTATGAGGAGAAAGCCCAGGAAATAGTCCAGAGTATTCTGCAGGAGGTTGTCAATACTGTTGCAGGAG GACACTGCCTGGACCCTGCGAACCTCTGCTCTGACACCAAGGAGTCTGGTGGTGAGGGTGAGCCTGCGGAGTCGGAGCCGGCTGAAGCGGTGACAGAGGGCACACAGAGCTCTCTGGAGGACGAGGGCACCCTGGGTAGCGACAGTGAGCACGTCCATGCCAACGGGATCCCCGGCACGCCTATTTCTGCCAGCTTCACCCCCTCGCTGCCTGATGACAGGCTGTCTGTCTCATCCAATGACACTCAG GAATCAGGAGCAGCACCGGGCCAGCCGCCTGGTGCTAAATTCTCCCACATCCTCCAGAAAGATGCCTTCCTCGTCTTTCGCTCACTCTGCAAACTGTCGATGAAGCCACTGTCAGATGGACCACCTGATCCTAA GTCCCACGAGCTGCGATCGAAGGTCTTgtccctccagctgctgctgtccatCCTCCAGAACGCCGGGCCCATCTTCAAGACCAACGAGATGTTCATCAACGCCATCAAGCAGTACCTGTGCGTGGCCCTGTCCAAGAATGGCGTCTCCTCTGTGCCTGAGGTCTTCGAACTCTCACTATCCATTTTCCTCACTCTGCTCTCCCACTTCAAGACGCACCTCAAGATGCAAATCGAG gtgttCTTCAAGGAGATTTTCCTGTACATTCTTGAGACGTCCACAAGCTCCTATGACCACAAGTGGATGGTCATACAAACCCTCACTAGAATATGTGCAG atGCCCAAAGTGTGGTGGACATCTACGTGAACTATGATTGTGACTTGAATGCTGCTAACATATTTGAGCGTTTGGTCAACGACCTCTCGAAAATAGCACAGGGTCGCGGTGGCCATGAGCTTGGCACAACACCACTACag GAGCTAACCCTGAGAAAGAAAGGCCTTGAATGTCTCGTGTCCATCCTGAAGTGCATGGTCGAGTGGAGTAAAGACCAATATGTCAACCCCAACTCCCAGACCAGCCTCG GCCAAGAGAAACCATCAGAGCAGGAGAGCACAGAGACCAAGGCTCCTGAGACCATAAACCGCTATGGGAGCATCAACTCTCTGGACTCCACAGCCTCATCTGGCATCGGCAGCTACAGCACCCAGATGTCAGGTACTGACAACCCCGAGCAGTTTGAGGTCCTCAAACAGCAAAAGGAGATCATCGAGCAGGGCATTGACCT CTTCAACAAGAAACCAAAGAGAGGAATCCAGTACCTTCAAGAGCAAGGCATGCTGGGTACAACCCCAGAGGACCTTGCTCAGTTCTTGCACCAGGAAGAGAGGCTTGATTCG ACCCAAGTGGGAGAGTTCCTCGGGGATAATGACCGTTTCAATAAGGAGGTGATGTACGCCTACGTGGATCAAATGGACTTCCAGGGCAAAGACTTCGTTTCTGCTCTAAGGATGTTCTTGGAGGGCTTTCGGCTCCCTGGAGAGGCCCAGAAGATCGACCGGCTCATGGAGAAATTTGCAGCAAGATATCTGGAGTGCAATCAGGG GCAAACCCTCTTTGCCAGTGCTGACACCGCATACGTCCTTGCGTACTCAATCATTATGTTGACAACAGACCTTCACAGTCCACAG GTGaagaataaaatgacaaaagagcAATACATCAAGATGAACCGCGGCATCAACGACAGCAAAGACCTACCTGAGGAATACCTCTCAGCCATCTATGACGAGATCGCGGGGAAAAAGATTGCCATGAAGGAGACGAAAGAGCTCACCATGAAATCCAACAAGCAGA GTGTGGCGAGTGAGAAGCAGAGGCGTCTGCTGTACAACGTGGAGATGGAGCAGATGGCCAAAACGGCCAAAGCTCTGATGGAGGCCGTCAGCCACGTCCAGGCTCCCTTCACCAGCGCCACACATCTGGAGCACGTCAGGCCCATGTTCAAG CTGGCCTGGACACCCTTCCTGGCTGCTTTCAGCGTCGGTCTTCAGGACTGCGACGACACCGAGGTGGCCTCTCTGTGTCTTGAAGGCATCCGCTGTGCCATCAGGATAGCTTGCATCTTCTCCATACAG TTGGAGAGGGATGCATACGTCCAGGCCCTGGCGAGGTTCACCCTGCTGACAGCCAGCTCCGGCATCTCagaaatgaagcagaaaaacatcgACACTATCAAGACCCTCATCACTGTGGCTCACACTGATGGCAACTACCTGGGCAACTCCTGGCATGAG ATCATGAAGTGCATCAGTCAGTTGGAGCTGGCTCAGCTGATCGGTACGGGGGTGAAGGCACGCTACATCTCAGGGACGGTGCGGGGCAAAGAAGGCTTTGTCGCAAGTACCAAGGAGCAGAGCAACGATGAGTACCTGGGTCTAG TCGGAGGGACGGTGGACCGTAAGCAGATTGCCAGCATTCAGGAATCCATTGGCGAGACCAGCTCTCAGAGTGTGGTGGTAGCTGTCGACAG GATATTCACGGGTTCTACCAGACTGGATGGCAATGCAATAG TTGATTTTGTGCGCTGGCTGTGTGCTGTGTCCATGGATGAGCTGGCCTCGCCCACACACCCACGTATGTTCAGCCTGCAAAAAATAGTCGAGATCTCCTACTACAACATGGGCCGCATCAGACTGCAGTGGTCCAGGATCTGGGAGGTTATCGGAGACCACTTCAACAAG GTTGGCTGTAATTCCAATGAAGATGTGGCAATTTTCGCAGTGGACTCTCTCAGGCAACTGTCCATGAAATTTTTAGAAAAGGGGGAGCTGGCTAACTTCCGATTCCAGAAAGACTTCCTGCGGCCTTTCGAGCACATCATGAAAAagaacag GTCTCCCACCATCAGAGACATGGTGGTGCGCTGTATAGCCCAGATGGTAAACTCCCAGGCGGCAAACATCCGCTCAGGCTGGAAGAAtatcttctctgtctttcacctGGCTGCCTCGGACCAGGACGAGAGCATTGTAGAGCTGGCCTTCCAGACGACCGGCCACATCGTCA CGAATGTATTTGAAAAGCACTTTGCCGCCACCATCGACTCCTTCCAGGATGCCGTTAAGTGTCTGTCAGAGTTTGCCTGTAATGCCTCCTTCCCCGACACCAGCATGGAAGCCATCCGCCTCATCCGACACTGCGCCAAATACGTCTCAGAGAGGCCACAG GCCTTCAAAGACTACACCAGTGATGACATGAATGTAGCGCCTGAGGACCGCGTGTGGGTGCGGGGATGGTTCCCCATTCTCTTCGAGCTGTCCTGCATCATCAACAGGTGTAAGCTGGATGTCAGGACCAG GGGGTTAACGGTGATGTTTGAAGTGATGAAGACGTACGGGCACACCTTTGAAAAACACTGGTGGCAAGACCTGTTCAGAATTGTCTTCAGGATCTTTGACAACATGAAGCTGCCTGAGCAACAGACTGAG AAAGCAGAGTGGATGACCACCACCTGCAACCATGCACTTTACGCCATCTGCGATGTCTTCACCCAATACTTCGAGTCCCTCAATGACGTCCTGCTGGATGATATCCTGGCTCAGCTCTACTGGTGTGTGCAGCAAG ATAATGAGCAGCTCGCCCGGTCAGGCACCAACTGTCTAGAGAATGTGGTCATCCTGAACGGAGAGAAGTTTTCCCCAGAGACCTGGGACAAGACATGTAACTGCATGCTGGACATCTTCAAGACCACCATCCCACACGC GCTGTTAACATGGAGACCAGCgggagcagagggagaacaCTTGACAACACAGAGCCTGTCAGACAAACAGTTG GACTCCATTTCCCAGAAGTCATTGGACATCCAGTCCCGCTCTGACGACCAGCATTCCATCAGCAGTGCTGACCGGGTTGCCATGGAGAACCGTCGGCAGAGTCAGTACAGTGCAGCCTCAGGCATGTGTGAGGACGGCTCCAGGGGCAGGACCCCAACAA AGGTCCAGGAGCAGCGCTTATTCTCTGCCTTGCTGATAAAGTGCGTCGTGCAGCTGGAGCTCATCCAGACTATCGACAACATCGTGTTTTTTCCTGCCACCAGTAAGAAGGAGGATGCTGAGAACTTTGCTGCCGCTCAG cGGGATGCTGTATATGCAGCAGACGTCCCAGTGGAGACCCAGAACCAGGGGATGTATCGCTACCTGACCTCTGAGCAGCTCTTCAAGCTGCTGGACTGCCTGCTGGAGTCCCACCGCTTCGCCAAAGCTTTTAACTCCAACAACGAGCAGAGGACCTTGCTGTGGAAAGCAG GTTTCAAAGGAAAGTCAAAGCCCAACCTGTTGAAGCAGGAGACCAGCAGCCTGGCCTGTGGCCTGCGCATCCTGTTTCGTATGTACACAGATGAGAGCCGCCAAGACGCATGGGCGGAGGTCCAGAGACGACTGCTCAA TGTGTGCAGTGAGGCTGTAGCATACTTCTTGGCCTTGACCTCAGAGAGCCACAGAGAGGCCTGGaccaacctgctgctgctcttcctcaCCAAGGTGCTAAAGATCAGCGATGAAAGG TTCAAAGCTCATGCATCCAGATACTACCCTCTGCTGTGCGAGATCATGCAGTTCGACCTGATCCCTGAGCTCCGGGCTGTTCTAAGAAAGTTTTACCTGCGGATTGGCCTGGTATTTAACATTGCACAGCTACCCGAGCCTCAGCCGACACCTGCAGAGCAGGAGACAGATACGGAGGTGGGAGAGGAGGCTGGGGAGGAGGCCCAGTGA